One stretch of Streptomyces agglomeratus DNA includes these proteins:
- a CDS encoding type III PLP-dependent enzyme, translated as MTEPTPAVRDRALSLPAAALPAYLYDLAALREHAREVRAALPGSVELYYAAKANPDREILAALAPYVDGYEVSSGGELTHVHEAVPGHPLAFGGPGKTPAEIVTALELGVRRFHVESVHELRMLAALTARTVPDARVAVLPRFNLPVPDGSLENSSLTMGGRPTPFGLDPAQADETVRLLTGAAYPQLDLVGVHAHLASGLEAAQQLAVARSVVGWATGLADRHGLRLSEVNVGGGMTVDYAGPRRRFDWAAYGEGLGELAGAHPDLTLRIEPGRALTAYCGWYATEVLDVKHSHGEEFAVVRGGTHHLRTPATKGHDQPCSVLPVDDWPHPWPRPAARQGLITLTGQLCTPKDVLARRVPAAGLRAGDRVAFSLAGAYAWNISHHDFLMHPRPGFHYLDGP; from the coding sequence ATGACCGAGCCCACCCCCGCGGTGCGCGACCGCGCCCTGTCCCTGCCCGCCGCCGCCCTCCCCGCGTACCTCTACGACCTTGCGGCGCTGCGCGAGCACGCCCGGGAGGTCCGGGCCGCCCTGCCCGGGAGCGTCGAGCTGTACTACGCCGCCAAGGCCAACCCGGACCGGGAGATCCTGGCCGCGCTCGCCCCGTACGTCGACGGCTACGAGGTCTCCTCCGGCGGCGAGCTCACCCACGTCCACGAGGCCGTCCCTGGTCATCCGCTGGCCTTCGGCGGCCCGGGTAAGACGCCGGCGGAGATCGTCACGGCGCTGGAGCTGGGCGTACGCCGCTTCCATGTGGAGAGCGTCCACGAGCTGCGCATGCTGGCCGCACTGACCGCCCGGACGGTCCCGGACGCCCGCGTGGCGGTACTGCCGCGTTTCAATCTGCCGGTGCCGGACGGCTCGCTGGAGAACAGCTCGCTGACCATGGGCGGCCGCCCGACGCCGTTCGGCCTCGACCCGGCCCAGGCCGACGAGACCGTACGTCTGCTCACCGGCGCCGCGTATCCGCAGCTGGACCTTGTCGGCGTCCATGCCCACCTGGCCAGCGGCCTGGAGGCCGCGCAGCAGCTGGCGGTCGCGCGGTCCGTGGTGGGCTGGGCCACCGGCCTGGCGGACCGGCACGGCCTGCGCCTCTCCGAGGTCAACGTCGGCGGCGGCATGACGGTGGACTACGCTGGGCCGCGGCGCCGGTTCGACTGGGCGGCGTACGGCGAGGGGCTCGGCGAACTGGCCGGGGCGCACCCGGACCTGACGCTGCGCATCGAGCCGGGACGCGCGCTCACCGCGTACTGCGGCTGGTACGCCACCGAGGTGCTGGACGTGAAGCACAGCCACGGCGAGGAGTTCGCGGTCGTCCGCGGCGGTACGCACCACCTGCGCACCCCGGCGACCAAGGGCCACGACCAGCCGTGTTCCGTACTGCCGGTGGACGACTGGCCCCACCCCTGGCCGCGTCCGGCGGCCCGGCAGGGCCTGATCACCCTCACCGGGCAGCTGTGCACTCCGAAGGACGTCCTCGCCCGGCGGGTCCCGGCTGCGGGGCTGCGGGCGGGGGACCGGGTGGCCTTCTCGCTGGCCGGCGCGTACGCCTGGAACATCTCGCACCACGACTTCCTGATGCACCCGCGCCCGGGCTTCCACTACCTGGACGGCCCGTAG
- a CDS encoding catalase — translation MTDVSGKGPSPGDDRKVLTNRQGHPVYDNQNQRTVGARGPATLENYQFLEKISHFDRERIPERVVHARGVTAYGYFEAYGSWGDEPISRFTRAKLFQERGKRTDLAVRFSTVIGGRDSSEAARDPRGFAVKFYTEDGNWDLVGNNLGVFFIRDAIKFPDVIHALKPNPISFEQQPRRIFDFMSQTPESMHMLVNLFSPRGIPADYRHMQGFGVNTYKWINAEGESVLVKYHWLPKQGVRSMTEEDAANVQAEGLGHATKDLYEAVNRSDYPEWELVVQMMEDHDHPELDFDPLDDTKTWPEQDFPPKPVGKMVLNRMPENFFAENEQISFGTGVLVDGLDFSDDKMLVGRTFSYSDTQRHRVGPNYLQLPVNQAKNADVRTNQRDGQMTYNVDGAGENPSVNYEPSITGGLREGQYPTHDEQGPEIHGRLTRKRIPRTNDYMQAGQRFRLMEDWERDDLVHNFVTLLSDCDRPVQERMVWHFLLVENELGVRVGDGLGISPQDVAGLEPLASQDLTDDDRKRLANLGDNPPRDVTGLTMTHCVPNERHLVTR, via the coding sequence GTGACGGATGTATCGGGCAAGGGCCCGTCCCCGGGCGACGACCGGAAGGTACTGACCAACCGGCAGGGCCACCCGGTCTACGACAACCAGAACCAGCGCACGGTAGGAGCCAGGGGCCCGGCCACCCTGGAGAACTACCAGTTCCTGGAGAAGATCAGCCACTTCGACCGCGAGCGCATCCCCGAGCGCGTCGTGCACGCCCGTGGCGTCACCGCGTACGGCTACTTCGAGGCGTACGGGTCCTGGGGCGACGAGCCGATCAGCCGGTTCACCCGCGCCAAGCTGTTCCAGGAACGCGGCAAGCGCACCGACCTGGCCGTACGCTTCTCCACCGTGATCGGCGGCCGTGACTCCTCCGAGGCGGCCCGTGACCCGCGCGGCTTCGCGGTGAAGTTCTACACCGAAGACGGCAACTGGGATCTCGTCGGCAACAACCTGGGTGTGTTCTTCATCCGCGACGCGATCAAGTTCCCGGACGTCATCCACGCGCTCAAGCCGAACCCCATCAGCTTCGAGCAACAGCCGCGCCGGATCTTCGACTTCATGTCGCAGACCCCCGAGAGCATGCACATGCTCGTCAACCTGTTCAGCCCCCGCGGGATCCCGGCGGACTACCGTCACATGCAGGGATTCGGCGTCAACACCTACAAGTGGATCAACGCCGAGGGCGAATCCGTCCTGGTCAAGTACCACTGGCTGCCCAAGCAGGGCGTACGCAGCATGACCGAGGAGGACGCGGCCAACGTCCAGGCCGAGGGGCTCGGCCACGCCACGAAGGACCTCTACGAGGCGGTGAACCGGAGCGACTACCCGGAGTGGGAGCTGGTCGTCCAGATGATGGAGGACCACGACCACCCGGAGCTGGACTTCGACCCGCTCGACGACACGAAGACCTGGCCCGAGCAGGACTTCCCGCCGAAGCCGGTCGGCAAGATGGTCCTCAACCGGATGCCGGAGAACTTCTTCGCCGAGAACGAGCAGATCTCCTTCGGCACCGGCGTGCTGGTCGACGGCCTCGACTTCTCCGACGACAAGATGCTGGTGGGCCGTACGTTCTCGTACAGCGACACCCAGCGCCACCGCGTGGGGCCGAACTACCTCCAGCTCCCCGTCAACCAGGCCAAGAACGCCGATGTCCGCACGAACCAGCGCGACGGCCAGATGACGTACAACGTCGACGGGGCCGGGGAGAACCCGAGCGTCAACTACGAACCGTCGATCACCGGCGGCCTGCGCGAGGGCCAGTACCCCACGCACGACGAGCAGGGCCCGGAGATCCACGGCAGGCTCACACGCAAGCGCATCCCGCGCACCAACGACTACATGCAGGCCGGACAGCGCTTCCGGCTCATGGAGGACTGGGAGCGGGACGACCTGGTGCACAACTTCGTCACCCTGCTCTCGGACTGCGACCGTCCCGTGCAGGAGCGGATGGTGTGGCACTTCCTGCTGGTCGAGAACGAGCTCGGCGTGCGGGTCGGCGACGGACTCGGGATCAGCCCTCAGGACGTGGCCGGTCTGGAGCCCCTCGCCAGTCAGGACCTGACCGACGACGACCGCAAGCGGCTCGCCAATCTGGGGGACAACCCTCCGCGTGACGTGACCGGTCTGACCATGACGCACTGCGTTCCCAACGAACGGCACCTCGTCACCCGCTGA
- a CDS encoding SRPBCC family protein encodes MAVRHQLIRTSPEAVWEVLADGSRYSDWVVGTSDSKPGTGHWPEVGSTIDYMVPVGPWTLTGETIVRRAEPPYELELEVDSGPLGTARIAIEIRPWGNDALVILDEHPLRGVGGALHNAALDAVIQLRHRSMLGRLAKVVEGAAARRAGVPA; translated from the coding sequence ATGGCCGTACGTCATCAGCTGATCCGCACCTCGCCCGAGGCGGTGTGGGAAGTCCTCGCGGACGGGTCGCGGTACAGCGACTGGGTCGTCGGCACCTCGGACTCCAAGCCCGGCACAGGTCACTGGCCGGAGGTCGGCTCCACGATCGACTACATGGTGCCCGTCGGGCCGTGGACGCTCACGGGCGAGACGATCGTCCGCCGGGCCGAACCGCCGTACGAGCTGGAACTCGAAGTCGACAGCGGTCCGCTCGGCACGGCCAGGATCGCCATCGAGATCCGCCCCTGGGGGAACGACGCCCTGGTCATCCTCGACGAACACCCCCTGCGCGGCGTCGGCGGGGCGCTGCACAACGCGGCGCTCGACGCCGTGATCCAACTGCGCCACCGCAGCATGCTCGGCAGACTGGCCAAGGTGGTCGAGGGCGCCGCGGCGCGCCGCGCCGGCGTACCGGCCTGA
- a CDS encoding phytoene desaturase family protein yields the protein MPDAVVIGAGPNGLVAANVLADAGWTVEVLEAQPRPGGAVRSDRGVHPDYVSDLFSAFYPLAAASPVLARLRLQDHGLRWSHAPSVLAHPLDDGRCAVLERLTADTVAGLDGFAEGDGAAWQGLCDVWDRLGPDILGSLFTPFPPVRAAARLAARLRGAGGLRLARTMLLPVRRLGEEEFQGEAGRLLLAGNALHADLAPEAAGSGGFGWLMSMLGQRYGFPVPAGGAGELTGALVRRLEERGGAVRCGERVVEVVVRAGRAVAVRTAGGETVPARRAVLADVAVPDLYGGLVDETHLPTRFVRDLRGFQWDFATFKVDWALDGRVPWTAAQASTAGTVHLADGVDALTRFAAQIAMGQVPDRPFALFGQMTTADASRSPAGTESAWAYTHVPQVVKGDAGADGLTGAWDPREREAMADRVEEQVERYAPGFRAMIRARRVLAPPTLQAMNANLHGGAINGGTTAVHQQLLFRPVPGTGRPETPVKGLYLASAGAHPGGGVHGAPGANAARAALRGRSLGDVLSRTQRALSRRDRSGEAVTPASR from the coding sequence ATGCCGGACGCCGTAGTGATCGGCGCGGGCCCCAACGGGCTCGTCGCCGCCAATGTGCTGGCCGACGCAGGCTGGACCGTCGAGGTACTGGAGGCCCAGCCCCGGCCGGGAGGCGCGGTCCGCAGCGACCGGGGAGTCCACCCCGACTACGTCAGCGACCTCTTCAGCGCCTTCTACCCGCTGGCCGCCGCGTCCCCGGTGCTGGCCCGGCTGCGTCTCCAGGACCACGGGCTGCGCTGGAGTCACGCCCCCAGCGTGCTGGCGCACCCGCTGGACGACGGCCGGTGCGCGGTCCTGGAGCGCCTTACCGCCGACACCGTCGCGGGGCTCGACGGCTTCGCCGAGGGCGACGGCGCGGCCTGGCAGGGCCTGTGCGACGTGTGGGACCGGCTCGGCCCCGACATCCTCGGCTCCCTCTTCACCCCCTTCCCGCCGGTACGCGCCGCCGCCCGCCTCGCGGCCCGGCTGCGCGGCGCCGGCGGACTGCGGCTCGCCCGGACGATGCTGCTGCCGGTACGCCGCCTGGGCGAGGAGGAGTTCCAGGGTGAGGCGGGCAGGCTGCTGCTCGCGGGCAACGCCCTGCACGCGGACCTCGCCCCGGAAGCGGCGGGCAGCGGCGGCTTCGGGTGGCTGATGTCCATGCTCGGCCAGCGTTACGGCTTTCCGGTGCCGGCCGGCGGCGCGGGCGAGCTCACCGGGGCGCTCGTACGGCGCCTGGAGGAGCGCGGCGGGGCCGTGCGGTGCGGCGAACGCGTCGTGGAGGTCGTGGTGCGGGCCGGCCGCGCCGTGGCCGTGCGCACCGCGGGCGGCGAGACCGTGCCGGCGCGGCGGGCCGTGCTGGCGGACGTGGCCGTGCCCGACCTCTACGGCGGGCTGGTCGACGAAACGCACCTGCCCACCCGCTTCGTACGCGACCTGCGCGGTTTCCAGTGGGACTTCGCCACCTTCAAGGTCGACTGGGCGCTCGACGGGCGCGTTCCGTGGACCGCCGCGCAGGCGTCCACCGCGGGCACGGTTCACCTGGCCGACGGCGTCGACGCGCTCACCCGGTTCGCCGCGCAGATCGCCATGGGCCAGGTGCCCGACCGGCCCTTCGCGCTGTTCGGCCAGATGACGACGGCCGACGCCTCCCGCTCCCCGGCGGGCACCGAATCGGCCTGGGCCTACACCCACGTCCCACAGGTGGTCAAAGGTGACGCGGGCGCCGACGGCCTCACCGGCGCGTGGGACCCGCGCGAGCGGGAAGCGATGGCGGACCGGGTGGAGGAGCAGGTCGAGCGGTACGCGCCGGGATTCCGGGCCATGATCCGGGCCCGCCGCGTCCTCGCCCCTCCGACGCTCCAGGCGATGAACGCCAACCTCCACGGCGGCGCGATCAACGGCGGCACGACCGCCGTCCACCAGCAGCTTCTCTTCCGCCCCGTTCCGGGCACCGGCCGCCCGGAAACGCCCGTCAAAGGGCTCTACCTCGCCTCGGCCGGCGCGCACCCCGGCGGCGGCGTCCACGGCGCGCCCGGCGCCAACGCGGCCAGGGCGGCGCTGCGCGGCCGCTCCCTCGGCGACGTACTCAGCCGTACCCAGCGCGCTCTGAGCCGCCGCGACAGAAGCGGCGAAGCCGTGACCCCCGCCTCACGGTGA
- a CDS encoding ANTAR domain-containing protein encodes MTTNDNRTITADSEAPVHREHDDQSWAASDAAQYHAAQAALEAVPSPAPAEKALKKELNQLWHTLETRPVIGLARGIVMTLGGCTHEEAFQVLVDVSRYTNIELREIAQRLVDSVDGPPPSGPLRTALHNAFERLGTRAVQPDTAV; translated from the coding sequence ATGACGACGAACGACAACCGCACGATCACTGCGGACAGTGAGGCTCCCGTTCACCGGGAACACGACGACCAGTCCTGGGCCGCGTCGGACGCGGCGCAGTACCACGCCGCCCAGGCCGCGTTGGAGGCGGTCCCGTCACCGGCGCCCGCCGAGAAGGCGCTCAAGAAGGAACTCAACCAGCTCTGGCACACCCTGGAGACCCGCCCGGTGATCGGCTTGGCGCGCGGTATTGTCATGACCCTGGGGGGCTGCACCCACGAGGAGGCGTTCCAGGTCCTGGTGGATGTGTCCCGGTACACCAATATCGAGCTGCGGGAGATCGCGCAGCGCCTTGTCGACAGCGTCGACGGACCGCCCCCGAGCGGACCACTGCGTACGGCCCTGCACAACGCCTTCGAGCGGCTCGGTACCCGCGCCGTCCAGCCCGACACCGCCGTGTGA
- a CDS encoding GtrA family protein produces the protein MTRTRPRPLPPTTAAFVRFVVCGGGVGLASSGVLVLLHDRMPLAVANALVTVVSTLVATELHGRVTFRSERGGWGVHLRSGLTVLVSYAFTTGALLGLYAVQSTPSVAVQQTVYLAASALAGVGRFAVLRLVVFAERPAPGVGTGPAAAPEPAAAPALSRRAVAIAA, from the coding sequence ATCACCCGCACGCGCCCGCGTCCGCTCCCGCCGACGACCGCGGCCTTCGTTCGCTTCGTCGTCTGCGGCGGCGGCGTCGGGCTGGCCTCCAGCGGTGTGCTCGTGCTGCTCCACGACCGGATGCCGCTGGCCGTCGCCAACGCCCTGGTCACCGTCGTGTCCACCCTGGTCGCGACCGAGCTGCACGGCCGGGTGACCTTCCGAAGTGAGCGCGGTGGCTGGGGCGTTCACCTGCGGTCGGGGCTCACGGTCCTGGTGAGCTACGCGTTCACGACCGGCGCGCTGCTCGGTCTGTACGCCGTCCAGTCCACGCCCTCGGTCGCGGTCCAGCAGACGGTCTACCTCGCGGCCTCCGCGCTGGCGGGCGTCGGCCGCTTCGCGGTCCTGCGGCTCGTCGTCTTCGCCGAACGCCCGGCGCCGGGCGTCGGAACAGGACCGGCCGCGGCACCGGAACCGGCCGCCGCACCCGCGCTCAGCCGGAGGGCCGTGGCCATCGCGGCATAG
- a CDS encoding C40 family peptidase produces the protein MRERWRAAAAAAAVGLALIAWPVLPGQPARAAAPETVAAAECDVLAPGASAAAEKAVRTACSQVGVWYSWGGGHGPAPGPTYGVVDPTDPASEHDPERRGFDCSGLVRYAYAEATGRDILNGTAHSQYNTPHATARFGAGEGIGPLVPGDLVVYGNARKVHHIAIYVGAGKMVEARQSGTRITVSDVRLGGDYFAAVRVNGSPGQGTFSTWGTDVWTHTEASTTSGRVHKFAGPTSVRIALQKHAQSVTAEGITNDAWSYLPDYRAWITNIYIKGPAWLDGVPTCR, from the coding sequence ATGCGCGAACGATGGAGAGCGGCAGCCGCGGCGGCGGCCGTCGGACTGGCGCTCATCGCCTGGCCGGTGCTGCCGGGCCAGCCCGCCCGGGCGGCGGCTCCGGAGACGGTGGCCGCCGCGGAGTGCGACGTCCTCGCTCCCGGAGCCTCGGCCGCGGCCGAGAAGGCGGTACGGACCGCCTGCTCGCAGGTCGGCGTCTGGTACTCGTGGGGCGGCGGCCACGGCCCGGCGCCGGGACCCACGTACGGGGTGGTGGACCCCACCGACCCGGCCAGTGAACACGACCCGGAGCGGCGCGGCTTCGACTGCTCGGGTCTGGTCAGGTACGCCTACGCGGAGGCGACCGGCCGCGACATCCTGAACGGCACGGCCCACAGCCAGTACAACACCCCCCACGCGACGGCCCGCTTCGGTGCCGGGGAGGGGATCGGGCCGCTGGTCCCCGGCGACCTGGTGGTCTACGGGAACGCCCGCAAGGTGCATCACATCGCGATCTACGTCGGCGCCGGGAAGATGGTCGAGGCGAGGCAGTCCGGCACCCGGATCACGGTCAGTGATGTGCGCCTGGGCGGCGACTACTTCGCCGCCGTGCGGGTCAACGGCTCTCCGGGACAGGGCACGTTCAGCACCTGGGGCACGGACGTGTGGACGCACACCGAGGCGTCCACGACGAGCGGGCGGGTGCACAAGTTCGCCGGTCCGACGTCCGTGCGCATCGCGTTGCAGAAGCACGCCCAGTCCGTCACCGCCGAGGGCATCACCAACGACGCCTGGTCCTATCTGCCGGACTACCGGGCGTGGATCACCAACATCTACATCAAGGGCCCGGCCTGGCTCGACGGCGTGCCCACCTGCCGGTAA
- a CDS encoding helix-turn-helix domain-containing protein — MDGVRGTRSFGEELRRLRGERGISLTALARSIHYSKGYLSKIENGGKPPTPDVAERCDQALDAGGALVRLVADVPSARRPAEASASATTTPATSQPPQPPGPADAVCPYRGLAAFGPEHAQWFFGRERATAELVGRLAERAGSGPVAVVASSGAGKSSLLRAGLVPALRRGALPVEGSSNWPVVLCTPTAHPLKELLRCVGEALRAELGMSPESLRVRPRALADAVRRLPTAGRGRLVLLVDQFEETFTLCADESERRAFVTALSALATPAPEGDDVPPGLVVLGVRADFSGRCLDHPELASVFSHGLFALGPMTGAELRESITLPARRAGLSLEPGLVGLLLRDVGARSTGQGGRDDLTPASPGALPLLAHALLVTWQQRTGRTLTVTGYETTGGIHGAIARTAEAVFTRLHPAEREMARRVLVRLVQVGAGDGGADGGGDIDTATRRRTSRELLLEQLPDRHAVETALDAFVRARLITVDSDAVEITHEALLRAWPRLRRWIGTNRAGLLIHQQLAEAAAEWVRGDRDPGLLYRGTRLAAVREWAEQTDGRAELGPYEMQFLDASRAQEVAGKEARRRQVRTHRRLLVLLGALLVLALLAGGTAFHQRSRAVDERRVAQSQAMAVRSGALASGQPEASMRLAADAYRTAPTTEARGALLSTQAQYFAGRLGGHTGPVNAVAFSPGDKLLASASSDGTVRLWGGADHRRATDTLTGHGGPVIAVAFSPDDKLLASAGSDGTVRLWNLADRQPAGTLLGHGGAVRSVAFGPDGRTLVSGGADRTVRVWDVPRRRERATLRGHGDTVHAVAFGADGRSVASGGADRTVRIWDVRRHRIRATLTGHSDGVLGVAFSPDGNSLASGGADRTVRIWDVRRHRIRATLTGHSDDVNAVAYGADGASVVSAGGDGAAKVWDTASHRVTATLAGHTDYVLGAAVSGGHVVATAGFDRSVVLWDLDRTALTARPFAEAWQSAVAPDGGLVASASVDRTVKLWDLRRHGLLTTLTGHTGSVFGVAFSPDGHLLASASADRTVRLWDVRRHRLLTTLTGHTGSVFGVAFSPEGHLLASASADRTVRLWDVRRRTSLSTLTGHQDFANAVAFSPDGRTLATGGDDLTVRLWRVADRRTRAVLRGHTGSVRGVAYSRDGRTLASSGNDGTVRLWDSRRHSLTAALTGHSGAVRAVAFGPGTGTHAKTLASSGSDGTVRLWDTGRRSLTATLTGHSGAVWGVVFDPRTRALVSSSNDGTVRLWNTDVRAVSRAVSRFLSHQETAGSSTAAGFAAQSRRAGPTGTKPADRKPDGR; from the coding sequence ATGGACGGGGTTCGGGGCACACGCTCCTTCGGGGAAGAACTGCGGCGCCTGCGCGGCGAGCGCGGCATCTCGCTCACGGCGCTGGCCCGGTCGATCCACTACAGCAAGGGCTACCTCAGCAAGATCGAGAACGGCGGCAAGCCGCCGACACCCGACGTGGCCGAGCGCTGTGACCAGGCACTGGACGCGGGCGGCGCCCTCGTGCGGCTGGTGGCCGACGTACCGTCCGCGCGCCGGCCCGCGGAAGCGTCGGCGTCGGCGACCACCACGCCCGCGACGTCGCAGCCGCCCCAACCGCCGGGCCCGGCCGACGCGGTGTGCCCGTACCGCGGCCTCGCAGCCTTCGGCCCCGAGCACGCGCAGTGGTTCTTCGGGCGCGAGCGGGCCACGGCCGAGCTGGTCGGCCGCCTGGCCGAACGGGCCGGCAGCGGCCCCGTCGCGGTGGTCGCCTCCTCGGGTGCGGGAAAGTCCTCGCTGCTGAGGGCCGGTCTGGTGCCCGCGCTGCGGCGCGGCGCGCTCCCCGTCGAGGGATCGAGTAACTGGCCGGTGGTGCTGTGCACGCCCACCGCGCATCCGCTCAAGGAGCTCCTGCGGTGCGTGGGCGAGGCACTGCGGGCCGAGTTGGGGATGAGCCCGGAGTCGCTTCGAGTACGGCCCCGGGCCCTCGCGGACGCGGTGCGACGCCTGCCGACGGCGGGGCGGGGGCGTCTCGTGCTGCTGGTCGACCAGTTCGAGGAGACGTTCACGCTGTGCGCGGACGAGAGCGAACGGCGCGCGTTCGTCACGGCGCTGTCCGCGCTCGCCACCCCCGCGCCCGAAGGGGACGACGTGCCGCCGGGCCTCGTGGTGCTCGGCGTACGGGCCGACTTCAGCGGCCGGTGCCTCGACCACCCGGAGCTGGCGTCCGTCTTCTCGCACGGTCTGTTCGCGCTCGGTCCGATGACCGGCGCCGAACTGCGCGAGTCCATCACACTCCCCGCCCGGCGCGCGGGGCTGTCCCTGGAGCCCGGTCTGGTCGGCCTGCTGCTGCGGGACGTGGGCGCCAGAAGCACCGGGCAGGGCGGCCGGGACGATCTCACGCCCGCCTCCCCCGGCGCGCTGCCCCTGCTCGCCCACGCCCTGCTCGTCACCTGGCAGCAGCGCACCGGCCGCACGCTGACCGTCACGGGTTACGAGACGACCGGCGGCATCCACGGCGCGATCGCGCGGACGGCCGAGGCCGTGTTCACCCGGCTCCACCCCGCCGAGCGGGAGATGGCGCGGCGGGTGCTGGTGCGGCTGGTCCAGGTCGGCGCCGGGGACGGCGGCGCCGATGGGGGCGGGGACATCGACACGGCGACCCGGCGCAGGACCAGCCGCGAGCTGCTGCTGGAGCAACTGCCCGACCGGCACGCGGTGGAGACGGCCCTGGACGCGTTCGTACGCGCGCGGCTGATCACCGTCGACAGCGACGCGGTGGAGATCACCCACGAGGCGCTGCTGCGCGCCTGGCCCCGGCTGCGCCGCTGGATCGGCACCAACCGGGCGGGGCTGCTCATCCACCAGCAGCTCGCCGAGGCCGCCGCCGAGTGGGTGCGCGGGGACCGCGATCCCGGGCTCCTCTACCGGGGAACGCGGCTCGCCGCCGTGCGGGAATGGGCCGAGCAGACTGACGGCCGCGCTGAACTGGGCCCGTACGAGATGCAGTTCCTCGACGCGAGCCGGGCACAGGAAGTGGCCGGGAAGGAGGCCCGGCGGCGCCAGGTCCGCACCCACCGCAGGCTGCTGGTGCTGCTGGGGGCGCTGCTCGTACTGGCGCTCCTCGCGGGCGGAACGGCGTTCCACCAGCGCTCGCGCGCCGTCGACGAGCGCCGGGTCGCCCAGTCCCAGGCGATGGCTGTACGGTCCGGCGCTCTGGCGTCGGGGCAGCCCGAGGCGTCGATGCGTCTGGCGGCCGACGCGTACCGCACGGCGCCGACCACGGAAGCGCGCGGCGCCCTGCTCAGCACGCAGGCGCAGTACTTCGCGGGGCGGCTCGGCGGACACACGGGCCCCGTCAACGCGGTGGCGTTCAGCCCCGGCGACAAGCTGCTGGCCTCGGCCAGTTCGGACGGCACCGTGCGGCTGTGGGGAGGGGCGGACCACCGCCGCGCCACGGACACGCTCACGGGCCACGGCGGTCCGGTGATCGCGGTGGCGTTCAGCCCCGACGACAAGCTGCTGGCGTCGGCGGGCTCGGACGGGACGGTGCGGCTGTGGAACCTGGCGGACCGTCAGCCGGCCGGAACGCTGCTCGGCCACGGCGGCGCCGTACGGTCGGTCGCCTTCGGCCCCGACGGGCGGACCCTGGTGTCCGGGGGCGCCGACCGGACGGTGCGCGTCTGGGACGTGCCGCGCCGGCGGGAGCGGGCGACGCTGCGGGGGCACGGCGACACGGTGCACGCGGTGGCGTTCGGCGCGGACGGGAGGAGCGTCGCTTCGGGCGGTGCGGACCGTACGGTCAGGATCTGGGACGTACGCCGCCACCGGATCCGCGCCACCCTCACCGGCCACAGCGACGGTGTGCTGGGCGTCGCCTTCAGCCCGGACGGGAACAGCCTCGCTTCGGGCGGTGCGGACCGTACGGTCAGGATCTGGGACGTACGCCGCCACCGGATCCGCGCCACCCTCACCGGCCACAGCGACGACGTCAACGCGGTGGCGTACGGCGCGGACGGGGCCAGTGTCGTCAGTGCCGGCGGCGACGGCGCGGCGAAGGTGTGGGACACGGCGAGCCACCGGGTGACCGCCACGCTGGCCGGGCACACCGACTACGTGCTCGGCGCCGCCGTGAGCGGTGGTCATGTGGTGGCGACCGCGGGCTTCGACCGGTCGGTGGTGCTGTGGGACCTGGACCGGACGGCGCTGACGGCGCGTCCGTTCGCCGAGGCGTGGCAGTCGGCGGTCGCGCCGGACGGCGGGCTGGTGGCGTCGGCGAGCGTGGACCGTACGGTCAAACTGTGGGACTTACGGCGTCACGGACTCCTCACCACCCTCACCGGCCACACCGGGTCCGTCTTCGGCGTCGCCTTCTCCCCGGACGGACACCTCCTCGCCTCCGCGAGCGCGGACCGCACGGTCAGACTCTGGGACGTACGCCGCCACAGACTCCTCACCACCCTCACCGGCCACACCGGGTCCGTCTTCGGCGTCGCCTTCTCCCCCGAGGGACACCTCCTCGCCTCCGCGAGCGCGGACCGCACGGTCAGACTCTGGGACGTACGCCGCCGCACCTCGCTCAGCACGCTCACGGGCCATCAGGACTTCGCCAACGCGGTGGCTTTCAGCCCGGACGGACGGACGCTCGCGACCGGTGGTGACGACCTGACCGTGCGGCTGTGGAGAGTGGCGGACCGCAGGACCCGCGCGGTGCTGCGCGGTCACACGGGTTCGGTGCGCGGTGTGGCGTACAGCCGGGACGGGCGGACGCTGGCGAGCAGCGGCAACGACGGGACGGTGCGGCTCTGGGACAGCCGCCGCCACAGCCTCACCGCCGCACTCACCGGCCACAGCGGGGCGGTGCGGGCGGTGGCGTTCGGCCCGGGTACCGGTACGCACGCGAAAACACTGGCGAGCAGCGGCAGTGACGGGACGGTGCGGCTCTGGGACACCGGGCGCCGCAGCCTCACCGCCACACTCACCGGCCACAGCGGCGCGGTCTGGGGCGTCGTCTTCGATCCCCGGACGCGCGCCCTGGTCAGCAGCAGCAACGACGGCACCGTCCGGCTCTGGAACACCGACGTGAGGGCCGTTTCCCGGGCCGTTTCCCGTTTCCTGTCGCACCAGGAGACAGCTGGATCCTCGACAGCCGCCGGCTTCGCGGCCCAGTCTCGAAGGGCCGGACCGACCGGAACGAAACCGGCGGACCGGAAGCCTGACGGAAGATGA